In the Leifsonia sp. 466MF genome, one interval contains:
- a CDS encoding energy-coupling factor transporter transmembrane component T, giving the protein MTATATAPRLAERPPGFLARLNPLAKVAAVVPAWIGLLVTRDAVVPLVLLLAAVVLLLVGARLSPRALVLLLLGLPAGVLLTAIGFGLWAEPGRSADATVLVAVGSYEFTVGALVVGLTTALRIAAILALALVGGLTTSGPDLARALTAQLRIPYRFAYTAVAAYRFVPLFASELAAIHRAMRVRGVAPGRGPVAAVRRASAMVVPLLASSIRHADRVALTMESRAFGAHPRRTERIPPQWRARDTVFVVALWALTAAVLVLR; this is encoded by the coding sequence ATGACCGCGACAGCCACCGCACCGCGTCTCGCGGAACGCCCACCCGGCTTCCTCGCGCGCCTGAATCCGCTCGCGAAGGTCGCCGCGGTCGTCCCGGCGTGGATCGGGCTGCTCGTCACCCGGGACGCGGTCGTGCCGCTGGTCCTCCTCCTCGCGGCGGTCGTCCTCCTGCTGGTCGGCGCCAGGCTCTCACCTCGGGCGCTCGTGCTGCTCCTGCTCGGGCTGCCGGCCGGCGTGCTCCTGACGGCGATCGGCTTCGGCCTGTGGGCCGAACCGGGTAGGTCCGCGGACGCGACCGTCCTCGTCGCGGTCGGCTCGTACGAATTCACGGTCGGCGCGCTGGTCGTCGGCCTGACGACCGCGCTGCGAATCGCCGCGATCCTCGCGTTGGCGCTCGTCGGCGGCCTCACGACGAGCGGCCCCGACCTCGCCCGCGCCCTGACCGCGCAGCTGCGTATCCCGTACCGGTTCGCGTACACCGCGGTCGCGGCTTACCGGTTCGTGCCGCTCTTCGCCTCCGAGCTCGCTGCGATCCATCGCGCGATGAGGGTTCGCGGTGTCGCACCCGGCCGCGGACCGGTCGCCGCCGTGCGCCGGGCCTCCGCGATGGTGGTGCCGCTGCTCGCCTCCAGCATCCGTCACGCCGACCGGGTCGCGCTCACCATGGAGTCCCGCGCGTTCGGTGCCCATCCGCGCCGCACCGAACGCATCCCACCCCAGTGGCGCGCGCGGGACACGGTGTTCGTCGTCGCCCTGTGGGCGCTCACCGCGGCGGTGCTCGTCCTGCGCTGA
- a CDS encoding NtaA/DmoA family FMN-dependent monooxygenase (This protein belongs to a clade of FMN-dependent monooxygenases, within a broader family of flavin-dependent oxidoreductases, the luciferase-like monooxygenase (LMM) family, some of whose members use coenzyme F420 rather than FMN.): MSEPKQLFVNLFEMACVSHITHGLWTLPGNNRERFADLDYWLELAQLLEHGGFDGIFLADVIGAYDVFRGGPETALREGLQSPNLDPLLLVPAMAAVTERLGFGVTFSTTYEPPFAFARRMSTLDHLTKGRIGWNIVTSYLPNAARNFGLDGEVPHDERYRYADEYLDVLYKLWEGSWDDDAVVADRAAGVFTDPSKVRYIDHVGERFRVAGPHIVHPSIQRTPTLFQATGSPAGIEFAGRHAEVVFTGGRTSDEFRRNADGMREAAVRHGRERDDIRFIAMAGVIVGRTQEEAEDKWRLYRERASLDGILAHSSLPVDLTAFPREITVREALARADFPAEKVPYLPLDTTVGQALDFIKVGRDERFLVVGDPKTVADEIERWLDEDGLDGINLRQYHSFDTARDFAELVVPELRRRGRLPEEGATAGTLRERLFGAGNSRLPSRHIGTRYRGGANLDVPVEPLQLHFEHAASF; the protein is encoded by the coding sequence ATGAGCGAACCCAAGCAGCTCTTCGTGAACCTCTTCGAGATGGCCTGCGTGAGCCACATCACGCACGGCCTGTGGACGCTGCCGGGCAACAACCGGGAGCGCTTCGCCGACCTCGACTACTGGCTGGAGCTGGCCCAGCTGCTCGAGCACGGCGGGTTCGACGGCATCTTCCTCGCCGACGTGATCGGTGCGTACGATGTGTTCCGCGGCGGCCCGGAGACGGCCCTGCGGGAGGGGCTGCAGAGCCCGAACCTCGATCCGCTGCTGCTCGTCCCGGCGATGGCCGCAGTGACCGAGCGGCTCGGATTCGGCGTCACGTTCTCGACCACCTACGAGCCGCCGTTCGCCTTCGCCCGGCGCATGTCGACGCTCGATCACCTGACCAAGGGCCGCATCGGCTGGAACATCGTCACCTCGTACCTGCCCAATGCGGCCCGCAACTTCGGCCTCGACGGCGAGGTTCCACACGACGAACGGTACCGCTACGCCGACGAGTACCTCGACGTGCTCTACAAGCTGTGGGAGGGCTCGTGGGATGACGACGCGGTCGTCGCCGATCGCGCGGCCGGGGTGTTCACCGACCCGTCGAAGGTGCGGTACATCGACCACGTCGGGGAGCGGTTCCGCGTCGCCGGGCCGCACATCGTCCATCCCTCGATCCAGCGGACGCCGACGCTGTTCCAGGCGACCGGGTCGCCCGCGGGCATCGAGTTCGCCGGCCGGCACGCCGAGGTCGTGTTCACCGGCGGACGCACGAGCGACGAGTTCCGCCGCAATGCCGACGGGATGCGCGAGGCGGCCGTGCGGCACGGTCGCGAGCGCGACGACATCCGCTTCATCGCGATGGCCGGCGTCATCGTCGGCCGGACGCAGGAGGAGGCGGAGGACAAGTGGCGCCTGTACCGCGAGCGCGCGAGCCTCGACGGCATCCTCGCGCACAGCAGCCTGCCGGTCGACCTGACCGCGTTCCCGCGCGAGATCACCGTGCGCGAGGCGCTGGCCCGGGCGGATTTCCCGGCGGAGAAGGTGCCGTACCTGCCGCTCGACACGACGGTCGGGCAGGCGCTCGACTTCATCAAGGTGGGCCGCGACGAGCGGTTCCTCGTCGTCGGCGACCCGAAGACCGTTGCGGATGAGATCGAGCGCTGGCTGGACGAGGACGGCCTGGATGGGATCAACCTCCGGCAGTACCACTCCTTCGACACGGCGCGCGACTTCGCCGAGCTGGTGGTCCCGGAGCTGCGTCGCCGTGGACGGCTGCCGGAGGAGGGCGCCACGGCGGGGACGCTGCGCGAGCGGCTGTTCGGGGCCGGAAACTCCCGGCTCCCGTCGCGTCACATCGGCACCCGTTACCGCGGAGGAGCGAACCTCGATGTGCCGGTCGAGCCGCTGCAGTTGCACTTCGAGCACGCGGCGTCCTTCTGA
- a CDS encoding NADP-dependent oxidoreductase, translating into MAKKPGETVVFEYDGNGDVDVLEKRSRPLPNPSADEVLVEVIATGINHIEGFIRTGREEAWADEPFPRGSGSDFAGIVVTGDLGGRFRKGTAVIGHVRTGAHAEHIVVPVGALVAKPPHVPWEVAGGLYLAGVTALDTLDDLRIGPDDTVVVSAAAGGVGSIEAQLAKHRGARVIGTCGDRNFDYLRQLGIRPVRYGEAIEERIRAEAPGGITALIDNFGQDGRALAESLGVPPSRYRSSEDRRDTELRLLQDDPETVAHGTAQLGRLAQLAEERAFTLLISGFYPLSDIKYAYDDLQNLHSRGKIVLGTHPVTTYWTLKTRDVQEARA; encoded by the coding sequence ATGGCGAAGAAGCCCGGGGAGACGGTGGTCTTCGAGTACGACGGCAACGGGGATGTGGACGTCCTCGAGAAGCGGAGCCGGCCGCTGCCGAATCCGAGCGCGGACGAGGTGCTCGTCGAGGTCATCGCGACGGGCATCAACCACATCGAAGGGTTCATCCGCACCGGTCGTGAGGAGGCGTGGGCGGACGAGCCGTTCCCGCGCGGCTCGGGCAGCGACTTCGCCGGGATCGTCGTGACCGGCGACCTCGGCGGACGGTTCAGGAAGGGCACGGCGGTCATCGGGCACGTGCGGACCGGCGCGCACGCGGAGCACATCGTCGTCCCGGTGGGCGCGCTGGTGGCGAAGCCGCCGCACGTGCCGTGGGAGGTGGCCGGCGGTCTGTACCTCGCGGGTGTGACCGCCCTCGACACCCTCGACGACCTCCGGATCGGACCGGACGACACCGTCGTCGTGTCGGCGGCGGCCGGCGGCGTCGGCAGCATCGAGGCGCAGCTGGCCAAGCATCGCGGAGCCCGGGTCATCGGAACGTGCGGTGACCGCAACTTCGACTACCTGCGTCAGCTCGGCATCCGGCCGGTGCGGTACGGCGAGGCCATCGAGGAGCGCATCCGCGCCGAGGCGCCCGGCGGGATCACGGCCCTGATCGACAACTTCGGGCAGGACGGACGCGCCCTCGCGGAGTCGCTCGGCGTTCCGCCGTCGCGATACCGGTCGAGCGAGGACCGCCGCGACACGGAGCTGCGGCTGTTACAGGACGACCCGGAGACCGTGGCGCACGGCACCGCGCAGCTGGGCCGTCTGGCGCAGTTGGCGGAGGAGCGGGCGTTCACCCTGCTGATCTCGGGGTTCTATCCGCTCTCCGACATCAAGTACGCCTACGACGACCTCCAGAACCTGCACTCGCGCGGCAAGATCGTGCTGGGGACGCATCCCGTCACCACGTACTGGACCCTGAAGACCCGCGACGTGCAGGAGGCGCGGGCGTAG
- a CDS encoding ABC transporter ATP-binding protein, which translates to MGDRRSVDAVPSASGAPASTPVLAAEARGVRVRHDGAAAWTPDGIDVTVAPGEVLLVLGPSGCGKSTFALTLNGLVPHAVPADVEGSVRVGGVLTRDATVAELSEHTGMVFQDPDAQLVARTVLDEVCFGPENRLLPVAEVEARAESALRAVGLWERRGDDPDTLSGGGRQRLAIACALALDAPLLVLDEPTSNLDPAGAEEVYRLLGRLTAAGSTRSVVLIEHDLDLALPIADTVLVLDGAGRPFAYGPARELIRDRAEELNELGVWLPTATTAALRLRAAGIPLDPLPLTASDLTRALSQAPVPPPSSTQTLYADAPDRVQFVRTRRRAEAPEGEEHEGDERAAAAVRVAGLTVRRGRRSVLEDVSLRVGRGEFLAVVGPNGAGKTTLVQAIAGVARAPRSTIDVLGLDPARASVRALRETVGFVFQNPEHQFVTHSVEDELAFGLRQRRLPTAEIADRVDAMLAVLGLADRRSAHPFLLSGGQKRRLSVGTALIEGAPVLVLDEPTFGQDRARATELLDLLAELNRSGTTVIAVTHDLGLIGEYASHVAIVAGGRLPVVGETARILGDPALLESHGLRQPVLARALADPAVPEPLRGLTRLADLPAAR; encoded by the coding sequence GTGGGCGATCGGAGGTCCGTGGACGCCGTTCCGTCCGCATCCGGCGCCCCCGCATCCACCCCCGTGCTCGCTGCGGAGGCGCGCGGTGTCCGGGTGCGGCACGACGGAGCCGCCGCCTGGACCCCTGACGGCATCGACGTGACCGTCGCCCCCGGCGAGGTGCTGCTCGTCCTGGGACCGAGTGGATGCGGCAAGTCGACCTTCGCGCTGACCCTCAACGGACTCGTGCCGCACGCCGTGCCCGCCGATGTCGAAGGGAGCGTCCGGGTCGGCGGTGTGCTGACGCGGGATGCGACGGTCGCCGAGCTGAGCGAGCACACCGGCATGGTGTTCCAGGACCCGGACGCGCAGCTCGTCGCGCGCACGGTGCTGGACGAGGTGTGCTTCGGACCGGAGAACCGTCTGCTCCCGGTCGCCGAGGTCGAAGCCCGGGCTGAGTCGGCGCTGCGGGCCGTCGGCCTGTGGGAGCGCCGCGGCGACGACCCCGACACGCTCTCCGGCGGAGGGCGTCAGCGGCTGGCGATCGCCTGCGCGCTGGCGCTCGACGCCCCGCTGCTCGTGCTCGATGAGCCGACCTCCAATCTCGACCCCGCGGGCGCGGAGGAGGTCTACCGTCTGCTCGGACGCCTGACGGCCGCGGGGTCGACGCGGTCGGTGGTGCTGATCGAGCACGATCTGGACCTGGCGCTCCCGATCGCCGACACCGTCCTCGTGCTCGACGGGGCGGGCCGTCCGTTCGCGTACGGTCCGGCGCGGGAGCTGATCCGCGATCGCGCCGAAGAGCTGAACGAGCTCGGCGTCTGGCTTCCCACCGCGACGACCGCGGCCCTCCGACTGCGCGCGGCCGGCATCCCCCTCGACCCGCTGCCCCTCACGGCCTCCGACCTCACCCGAGCCCTCTCCCAAGCCCCCGTCCCCCCACCGTCGAGTACGCAAACTTTGTACGCTGACGCGCCGGATCGTGTGCAATTTGTGCGTACTCGACGGCGGGCGGAGGCCCCCGAGGGCGAGGAGCACGAGGGGGATGAGCGGGCGGCGGCGGCGGTTCGCGTCGCGGGGCTGACGGTGCGGCGCGGGCGGCGGAGCGTGCTGGAGGATGTATCGCTGCGCGTCGGGCGCGGGGAGTTCCTCGCGGTCGTCGGTCCGAACGGCGCGGGCAAGACCACGCTCGTGCAGGCGATCGCCGGGGTCGCGCGCGCCCCGCGCTCGACCATCGACGTTCTCGGGCTCGACCCGGCGCGGGCGTCCGTCCGGGCACTGCGCGAGACCGTCGGGTTCGTCTTCCAGAACCCCGAGCACCAGTTCGTCACCCACAGTGTCGAGGACGAGCTGGCGTTCGGGCTGCGGCAGCGTCGCCTGCCCACGGCAGAGATCGCGGACCGAGTGGATGCGATGCTCGCGGTCCTGGGGCTCGCCGACCGCCGTTCGGCGCATCCCTTCCTCCTCTCCGGCGGGCAGAAGCGCCGCCTGTCGGTGGGCACGGCGCTCATCGAGGGAGCGCCGGTGCTCGTGCTCGACGAGCCGACCTTCGGCCAGGATCGCGCCCGCGCGACCGAGCTGCTCGACCTCCTCGCCGAGCTCAACCGCAGCGGCACCACCGTGATCGCTGTGACGCACGACCTCGGGCTGATCGGCGAGTACGCCTCGCACGTGGCGATCGTCGCGGGCGGCCGGCTGCCCGTCGTGGGCGAGACGGCCCGCATCCTCGGCGACCCTGCGCTGCTCGAATCGCACGGACTCCGTCAGCCCGTCCTGGCGCGCGCCCTCGCGGACCCTGCCGTTCCCGAACCTCTGCGCGGCCTCACCCGGCTCGCCGACCTTCCCGCCGCCCGATGA